GTCCGCTTTGTAGAGGACGGTCATGTGTTCTTACGCCATCGCCTGATTGATCATGCCGAACCCGCGATACGTCTCGTCGGGCGGCCCGCTGTGGTCGCTCGCGGGCGCGTTTCGCACCATCTTCACGACCGAGCTGACATGCTTGAGGCCGGCGCTCGTCAGCCAGTCGTTGATCCCGGTGCCCGCGGGCACGTCCATGCGCACGAAGGCACCGGTCCGCTTCGCCAGCCAATACGTGATGAGCGATTTCGCGCGCACGGCGTCCGGCGAATCCGTCGCGACCACCGGCCCGATCACGAGGCCCCTGCCGAAGTCGCGCAGCAGCGAAAAGCCGAGCATGTCGCCGTCGCGCTCCAGCACGACGCCTTGCGCCGATGCGAGCAGCGCGGGCATCAAGTCGCTGCGATCGAAGCCGCTCGCACGCGATGCCAGTTCGGTGATCTTCGCGGCATCGGCGGCCGTCATCGGGCGAAGTCGCTCCCCGGCGGGCGGCGCGATAGCGGGCACGTCCGCGACCGGGCCCTGGTGCTGATCGATCGACCCGCAATCCGCGAAGCCGAGCTTTTCGTAAAGCGGCTTGCCCGCTTCCGTCGCATGCAGAAAAGTGATGCGGCTGCCGAGCTCTTCGAGCACCAGTTCCATCAGCCTGCGCCCGATGCCTCGCCCCTGTTGTTCCGGCGACACGATCACGAGACCGAGCGTGCCGCGATCCGCGCCGAACTTCCAGCACAACGCGGTGCCGATCACCGCGCCGTCGTCCTGCGCGACGAAGCCGGTGCCGGCGTCGAACATGTCGCGCCAGTCTTCGGCGCGATGCGGCCACTGCACGGCCACCGAGAGGCCGTGCGCGGCGGGGATGTCATCGGCGGTGAAAGGGCGATAGATGAGGCTGTCGGCGGCGAATGAGTCTGACACTTCGTTCTCCTGCGGGCGGCATGACGAGATATCACTCTCCCACGCGGCTCCATTCGGTTGATAGGACGATCTTATTGTCGGGGTGCGGCGCACGGCTGCTTCAATTTTTCACTGCTGTCCGCGCCGTTTTATTCAATATAATGATCGAATTGGCGCGGATGTTCAACGCGCGAGATCCCGAAAGCGGGCCGTCGACTGCCCGCATCGTCACTGGATGGAAAAAAGTCTATGCCGCGCACACAACTCAACAAGCGAGACACGACCGCGTCGAGCCATGCGGATGTCGGGGCGCGACTGAAGGCGCAGCGCCTCGCGCACGGCTTGTCGGTCAACGAACTGGCGATCCGTGCCGGCGTGTCCGTCGGCACCATCAGTCAGGTGGAGCGCAACAAGGCCAATCCATCGGTGCGCATCCTCGAAAAGCTGCGTCAGGCATTGGAAGTGCCGCTCAGCGCCTTGCTGGAGGAAGACGACGCAGTCTCCGATCCCGTCACCGGCGATTTCGTGCGCAAGGCCGCCGAGCGTCCGCTCTTCGAAGTCGGCAAGAACGGCATGCAAAAGGAGCTGCTGTCGCCGCACGGCGATCACGACTTGCAGATGATGATCATCATGCTGCCAGCGGGCTCCGGCTCCGAAGAAGTGCTGGTCGGCATCGGCGAGAAGGCGGGCCTCGTGCTGGAAGGCGCGGTCGTGCTGTACGTGGGCGAGCGCCGCTGCGAACTGCGCGCGGGAGACAGTTTTCAGTTCAAGAGCACCGTGCCGCATAGCGTGCACAACGAAAGCAAGAAAGCCGCGCGTCTCTTGTGGATCATGAACACGCAGCCGCCCGTCATTCATCTCTGAGTCTGCGCGTTTGTCTCTGCGCAGTCCGTCGATGACGGCGGCTGCGCCTCCTCGCTTCGCTTCCTCGCTTCGTCGGTTCCCCGCTTCCCCGCCTTGCTGAATGCAACGGTCGTTCGTTTCCGACGCCTCCTTCGCGGCGTCTCTTCCACGACGTTTCCTGACTGACGCACCCTCCGCAGACTTTTTCGGATGATTATTTTTGACCACTAGGAATTCATTTTTTGTTCACTATAATGAATTCCATTCGATGCTGTTCATTCCGGTGCAAACCGATGAACGGACAGAAGCAACGCCCAGGTGCGCGCCGCGAGGCGCATCCGGAACTCTATTCCGCTAACCGAACAGGCAGAGCATGTCCACCCCGTCACTCGATTTCGATCCGTCAGCAGTTCAGTTGCCTCAGGGACATTTCATCGGCGGTGCTTACCGCCAGACCGATGAGGCGCAGATCGCGGTTCTCAGGCCTTCGGACGGCAAGCTGCTCGGCCATGTACCGGACGCATCCGCCGGCACGGTCGACTTCGCGGTGAGCAACGCGCATGAGGCGTGGAAGACGAGCGGCTGGGCCACGCGCTCGCCGCGCGAGCGGGCGAAGGTTCTGACGCGCTGGGCGGAGCTCATCGATCACCACGCGGTCAGCCTCGCCCAGCTCGAAGCCGTCAGCTCGACGCGTCCCGTCGCGCAAGCGTATGCGTCGGATGTGCCGTTCACGGCGGAGGCCATCCGCTTCTTCGCGGAACTCGCCGACAAGCTCGGCGGCGACATCGCGGCGACGCGGCGCGACAGTCTCGGCTTCGTCGCGTCGGAGCCGTATGGCGTGATCGGCGCAATCACGCCGTGGAATTTCCCCCTGTCGATGTGTTCGTGGAAGTGCGGCCCCGCGCTCGCGGCGGGTAACGCCGTCGTGCTGAAACCGTCCGAGATGACGCCTTTCTCGACGATGCGTCTCGCCGAACTGGCGGTCGAAGCGGGCATGCCGGCGGGCATCTTCAACGTCGTCAACGGCCGGGGCGCAACGACGGGCGCGGCGCTCACGCGTCATCCCGACATTTCCAAGATCAGCTTCACCGGCTCGACGCGCACGGGCGCCGTCATCATGAGCGACGCCGCGATGCACGGCACCAAGCCGGTCACGCTCGAACTCGGCGGCAAGAGTCCGCAACTCGTGTTCGAGCGCGTGACGAATCTGGAGCACACCGCGCGATGCATCGCAAGCGGGTTCATCGCGAACGGCGGTCAGGCGTGCGTGGCCGGCACGCGGCTCATCGTTCATCGGGGCATCGCGGATGCGCTCGTCGACGCGATCAAGGCTCAGCTTCGCAACGTCGCGGCAGGACCGCTGTGGCGCAGCACGACGGCGTATTCGCCGATCATCAGCCGCGCGCAGGCCGAACGGATCGACCGGCTGGTGGAGGAGAGCCGCGCATCGGGCGCCGAAGTGCTCTTCGGCGGCGGCTATTTCGAAGACACGGACGAGGGCTTCTTTCATCGTCCGGCGCTGCTCGGCAACGTCACCTCCGACACGCCCGCCGTGCGCGAAGAACTGTTCGGCCCGGTACTCACCGTGCAGACCTTCGATGACGAAGACGAAGGCATCGCGC
The sequence above is a segment of the Caballeronia sp. Lep1P3 genome. Coding sequences within it:
- a CDS encoding GNAT family N-acetyltransferase, which translates into the protein MSDSFAADSLIYRPFTADDIPAAHGLSVAVQWPHRAEDWRDMFDAGTGFVAQDDGAVIGTALCWKFGADRGTLGLVIVSPEQQGRGIGRRLMELVLEELGSRITFLHATEAGKPLYEKLGFADCGSIDQHQGPVADVPAIAPPAGERLRPMTAADAAKITELASRASGFDRSDLMPALLASAQGVVLERDGDMLGFSLLRDFGRGLVIGPVVATDSPDAVRAKSLITYWLAKRTGAFVRMDVPAGTGINDWLTSAGLKHVSSVVKMVRNAPASDHSGPPDETYRGFGMINQAMA
- a CDS encoding cupin domain-containing protein, whose translation is MPRTQLNKRDTTASSHADVGARLKAQRLAHGLSVNELAIRAGVSVGTISQVERNKANPSVRILEKLRQALEVPLSALLEEDDAVSDPVTGDFVRKAAERPLFEVGKNGMQKELLSPHGDHDLQMMIIMLPAGSGSEEVLVGIGEKAGLVLEGAVVLYVGERRCELRAGDSFQFKSTVPHSVHNESKKAARLLWIMNTQPPVIHL
- a CDS encoding aldehyde dehydrogenase — its product is MSTPSLDFDPSAVQLPQGHFIGGAYRQTDEAQIAVLRPSDGKLLGHVPDASAGTVDFAVSNAHEAWKTSGWATRSPRERAKVLTRWAELIDHHAVSLAQLEAVSSTRPVAQAYASDVPFTAEAIRFFAELADKLGGDIAATRRDSLGFVASEPYGVIGAITPWNFPLSMCSWKCGPALAAGNAVVLKPSEMTPFSTMRLAELAVEAGMPAGIFNVVNGRGATTGAALTRHPDISKISFTGSTRTGAVIMSDAAMHGTKPVTLELGGKSPQLVFERVTNLEHTARCIASGFIANGGQACVAGTRLIVHRGIADALVDAIKAQLRNVAAGPLWRSTTAYSPIISRAQAERIDRLVEESRASGAEVLFGGGYFEDTDEGFFHRPALLGNVTSDTPAVREELFGPVLTVQTFDDEDEGIALAGHPIYGLAAGIHSSDIGQALRAMRRIAAGTVWINRYGRSGDMIIPTGGFKQSGIGKDLGRQALEASMRHKSVLIDFDAM